In bacterium, the DNA window ACCACTTCGCCCGCTTCGTCATATTGATCGGGAACGTAGAGCCATAACTTGCCAATTCGCGAAAGCCATTGATCGTCCTCAACATATTTTTCGTGATTCCGTGTGAACAGCCTTATATCGAAATCTGCCAGGTCATCTGTTTGTTCCGG includes these proteins:
- a CDS encoding aminoglycoside 6-adenylyltransferase, with the protein product MNPSNDLLSSIIHWAEKEEPVRALVLVGSRAQPEQTDDLADFDIRLFTRNHEKYVEDDQWLSRIGKLWLYVPDQYDEAGEVV